The Desulfohalovibrio reitneri genome contains a region encoding:
- the rplB gene encoding 50S ribosomal protein L2 produces the protein MAVRKLKPTSPGRRFQTVSDYAEITRTQPEKSLTEGLTKKSGRNNNGRLTSRRRGGGHKRLYRIIDFKRNKLEVPAKVATIEYDPNRSARIALLHYADGEKRYILAPVGMKVGDSVLAGEKADIKPGNAMVLGRIPTGTIVHNIELHPGRGGQFCRAAGTYAQLVAKEGKYALLRLPSGEIRNVLATCTATVGQVGNIQHENISLGKAGRNRWKGRRPQVRGVAMNPIDHPLGGGEGRSSGGRHPCSPWGAPAKGYKTRDPNKPSSKLIVKRRGK, from the coding sequence ATGGCAGTTCGCAAGCTCAAACCCACCTCGCCCGGCCGGCGCTTCCAGACGGTCTCCGACTACGCGGAGATCACCCGGACGCAGCCCGAGAAGTCCCTCACCGAGGGGCTGACCAAGAAGAGCGGCCGCAACAACAACGGACGGCTCACCTCCCGGCGGCGCGGGGGCGGTCACAAGCGGCTCTACCGGATCATCGATTTCAAGCGGAACAAGCTTGAGGTGCCCGCCAAGGTGGCCACCATCGAATATGATCCCAACCGTTCCGCCCGCATTGCCCTGCTGCACTACGCCGACGGCGAGAAGCGCTACATCCTGGCGCCCGTGGGCATGAAGGTGGGCGACTCCGTGCTGGCCGGCGAAAAGGCCGACATCAAGCCCGGCAACGCCATGGTCCTGGGGCGCATCCCCACCGGCACCATCGTGCACAACATTGAACTGCACCCCGGCCGCGGGGGCCAGTTCTGCCGTGCCGCCGGCACCTACGCCCAGCTGGTCGCCAAGGAGGGCAAATACGCCCTGCTGCGCCTGCCCTCCGGCGAGATCCGCAACGTGCTGGCCACCTGCACCGCCACCGTCGGCCAGGTCGGCAACATCCAGCACGAGAACATTTCCCTGGGCAAGGCCGGCAGGAACCGCTGGAAGGGCCGCCGTCCCCAGGTCCGCGGCGTGGCAATGAACCCCATCGATCACCCTCTGGGCGGCGGCGAGGGCCGGTCCTCGGGCGGAAGGCACCCCTGTTCTCCGTGGGGCGCTCCGGCCAAGGGCTACAAGACTCGCGATCCCAACAAGCCCTCGTCCAAGCTGATCGTCAAGCGCCGCGGCAAGTAA
- the rpsS gene encoding 30S ribosomal protein S19 — translation MPRSLKKGPFVDDHLLKKVQKASETSDHRVIKTWSRRSTVIPEMVGMTFAVHNGKKFVPVFVTENMVGHKLGEFSLTRTYHGHAADKKSKAKR, via the coding sequence ATGCCCAGGTCGCTGAAGAAAGGTCCCTTTGTGGACGACCACCTTCTCAAGAAGGTGCAGAAAGCATCCGAGACGTCGGACCACCGCGTCATCAAGACGTGGTCCAGGCGCTCCACCGTCATACCCGAAATGGTCGGCATGACCTTCGCCGTGCACAACGGCAAGAAATTCGTGCCTGTGTTCGTCACCGAGAACATGGTCGGCCACAAGCTGGGCGAGTTCTCGCTCACCAGGACCTACCACGGCCATGCCGCCGACAAAAAGAGCAAGGCCAAGCGGTAA
- the rplV gene encoding 50S ribosomal protein L22, which yields MEARAVAKFIRVSPRKTRLVADNIKGLPVEDALNMLRFTPKKPAKVLSKVLHSAVSNAEQLPGVDVDSLFVKHVQINEGPTWKRIMPRAMGRAYRIRKRTSHITVVVDES from the coding sequence ATGGAAGCTAGAGCAGTCGCCAAATTCATTCGCGTCTCGCCTCGCAAGACGCGGCTTGTGGCCGACAATATCAAGGGCCTGCCGGTTGAGGACGCCCTGAACATGCTGCGCTTCACTCCCAAGAAGCCGGCCAAGGTTCTCTCCAAGGTTCTGCATTCGGCCGTTTCCAACGCCGAGCAGCTCCCCGGCGTGGACGTTGACTCCCTGTTCGTGAAGCACGTCCAGATCAACGAAGGCCCCACCTGGAAACGGATTATGCCCCGGGCCATGGGCCGGGCCTACCGCATCCGCAAAAGGACCAGCCACATCACCGTGGTTGTCGACGAGAGCTAA
- the rpsC gene encoding 30S ribosomal protein S3: MGQKVHPYGFRLGYNKNWLSRWFASKDYPANVMEDDKIRKFTKKQLYHAGISRIEIERAGGKVRIIIHTARPGIVIGRKGVEIEKVRESLRRKFQKEFNIEVVEIRRPETDAQLVAENVANQLERRVAFRRAMKRTVGISRKFGAEGIKISCAGRLAGAEIARTEWYRDGRVPLHTLRADLDYGYAEARTTYGIIGVKVWIFKGEILDEVEQ, from the coding sequence ATGGGTCAAAAGGTACATCCCTACGGCTTCCGCCTGGGGTACAACAAAAATTGGCTTTCTCGCTGGTTCGCCAGCAAGGACTATCCGGCCAACGTCATGGAAGATGACAAGATCCGGAAGTTCACCAAAAAGCAGCTCTATCACGCGGGCATTTCCCGCATCGAGATCGAGCGCGCCGGTGGCAAGGTTCGCATTATCATCCACACCGCCCGTCCCGGCATCGTCATCGGCCGCAAGGGCGTGGAGATCGAGAAGGTCCGCGAGAGCCTGCGGCGGAAGTTCCAGAAGGAATTCAACATCGAGGTGGTTGAGATTCGCCGCCCCGAGACGGACGCCCAACTGGTCGCCGAGAACGTGGCCAATCAGTTGGAACGCCGCGTGGCATTCCGCCGCGCCATGAAGCGGACCGTGGGCATTTCCCGCAAGTTCGGCGCCGAGGGCATCAAGATTTCCTGCGCCGGCCGCCTGGCCGGGGCCGAGATCGCCCGCACCGAGTGGTACCGCGACGGCCGTGTGCCCCTGCACACCCTGCGCGCCGACCTGGACTACGGCTACGCCGAAGCCAGGACCACCTACGGCATCATCGGCGTCAAGGTGTGGATATTCAAGGGTGAGATTCTCGACGAGGTGGAACAGTAA
- the rplP gene encoding 50S ribosomal protein L16: MLAPKKIKFRKRQKGRLRGKAQRGTSVSFGEFGLKAVSHGKITAQQIEAARIAITRHVKRGGKVWIRIFPDQPITAKPAEVRQGKGKGAPVGWVAPVKPGRVMYELAGVDPELAREALTRAAHKLPVKTTIVFKEGL, translated from the coding sequence ATGCTGGCTCCCAAGAAGATCAAATTCCGCAAGCGGCAGAAAGGCAGGCTGCGCGGCAAGGCCCAGCGCGGGACCTCTGTGTCCTTCGGTGAGTTCGGCCTCAAGGCCGTCTCGCACGGCAAGATCACCGCGCAGCAGATCGAGGCCGCCCGTATCGCCATCACCCGCCATGTCAAGCGCGGCGGCAAGGTCTGGATTCGCATCTTTCCCGACCAGCCCATCACGGCCAAGCCCGCCGAGGTCCGCCAGGGCAAGGGCAAGGGCGCTCCCGTGGGCTGGGTAGCCCCGGTGAAGCCCGGCCGGGTGATGTACGAACTGGCCGGCGTTGACCCGGAACTGGCGCGCGAGGCGCTGACCCGCGCTGCCCACAAGCTGCCGGTGAAGACGACCATCGTGTTCAAGGAGGGCCTGTAA
- the rpmC gene encoding 50S ribosomal protein L29, which yields MDTKAVRDLDEKALAGKLGEYRQELFNLRFQHATAQLENTQRLKAVRKNIARILTVMNERKRG from the coding sequence ATGGATACCAAGGCTGTCCGCGATCTGGATGAAAAGGCGCTGGCCGGAAAGCTGGGCGAGTACCGCCAGGAGCTGTTCAACCTCCGCTTCCAGCACGCCACCGCCCAGCTGGAGAACACCCAGCGGTTGAAGGCGGTTCGCAAGAATATCGCCCGCATCCTGACCGTGATGAACGAGCGTAAGAGGGGATAG
- the rpsQ gene encoding 30S ribosomal protein S17, giving the protein MAESAKSNKRVLTGIVVSDKADKTIVVNVQTLIQHPLFKKYIRRRKKFMAHDPSNECGVGDKVQIIESRPLSARKRWHLLQVLEKAV; this is encoded by the coding sequence ATGGCCGAGAGCGCAAAGAGCAACAAGCGGGTCCTGACCGGCATCGTGGTCAGCGACAAGGCTGACAAGACCATCGTGGTCAACGTCCAGACCTTGATCCAGCATCCGCTGTTCAAGAAGTACATCCGCCGCCGGAAGAAGTTCATGGCGCATGATCCGAGCAATGAGTGCGGCGTCGGCGACAAGGTGCAGATCATCGAATCGCGGCCTCTTTCCGCCCGCAAGCGGTGGCATCTGCTGCAAGTTTTGGAAAAGGCTGTCTAA
- the rplN gene encoding 50S ribosomal protein L14, which produces MIQVQTQLDVADNSGAKKVMCLKVLGGSKRRYASVGDIVMVSVKEAMPNAKVKKGEVLRAVIVRTRKEIGRPDGTYIKFDTNSAVILSKQNEPVGTRIFGPVARELRQRNFMKIVSLAPEVL; this is translated from the coding sequence ATGATCCAGGTTCAGACCCAGCTCGACGTGGCCGACAACTCCGGCGCCAAGAAGGTGATGTGCCTTAAGGTGTTGGGCGGCTCCAAGCGTCGCTACGCCTCGGTGGGCGACATCGTCATGGTGTCGGTCAAGGAGGCCATGCCCAACGCCAAGGTCAAAAAGGGCGAAGTCCTGCGCGCCGTTATCGTGCGCACACGCAAGGAGATCGGCCGGCCGGACGGGACGTACATCAAGTTCGACACCAACTCGGCCGTCATCCTCTCCAAGCAGAACGAGCCCGTCGGGACCCGCATCTTTGGCCCCGTGGCCCGCGAACTGCGGCAGCGCAATTTCATGAAGATCGTCTCGCTGGCGCCCGAGGTCCTGTAA
- the rplX gene encoding 50S ribosomal protein L24 has product MEAKNYRVRKDDKVQVIAGKDKGKVGKVLRVLKKKDRVLVEKVNMVKRHTKGNPYTGQQGGIQEKEAPLHISNVAVICDSCTNPTRVGYRYTEDGDKVRYCKKCNEIIKAG; this is encoded by the coding sequence ATGGAAGCCAAGAATTATCGCGTCCGCAAGGACGACAAGGTCCAGGTCATAGCCGGCAAGGACAAGGGCAAGGTCGGCAAGGTGCTCCGCGTCCTCAAGAAGAAGGACCGGGTGCTGGTGGAGAAGGTGAACATGGTCAAGCGCCACACCAAGGGCAATCCCTACACCGGCCAGCAGGGCGGCATTCAGGAGAAAGAGGCTCCGCTTCATATCTCCAACGTGGCCGTCATTTGCGACTCGTGCACCAATCCGACCCGCGTCGGCTACCGCTACACCGAAGACGGTGACAAAGTGCGGTACTGCAAGAAGTGCAACGAAATCATCAAGGCGGGATAA
- the rplE gene encoding 50S ribosomal protein L5 yields MSRLANVYKEKVAPELAKEFGYESTMQIPHIKSVSLNIGLGEAAQNHKLIEEAVTELTNISGQKAVITRAKKSIAAFKLREGMPIGCRVTLRRERMWDFIDRLFNFALPRVRDFRGVKDRGFDGRGNFTMGVRDHSIFPEIDIDKVERPKGMNITFVTSATTDKESKSLLTMLGMPFKK; encoded by the coding sequence ATGAGCCGGCTTGCAAACGTCTACAAAGAAAAGGTCGCTCCCGAGCTCGCCAAGGAGTTCGGCTACGAGTCGACCATGCAGATTCCCCATATCAAGTCCGTGTCGTTGAACATCGGACTGGGAGAGGCTGCGCAGAACCACAAGTTGATCGAGGAAGCCGTTACGGAGTTGACCAACATCTCTGGTCAGAAGGCGGTCATCACCCGGGCCAAAAAGTCCATCGCCGCCTTCAAGCTGCGCGAGGGAATGCCCATCGGCTGCCGCGTGACCCTGCGCCGCGAACGCATGTGGGACTTCATCGACAGGCTGTTCAACTTCGCTCTGCCCCGCGTGCGCGACTTCCGCGGCGTCAAGGACCGAGGCTTCGACGGCCGCGGCAACTTCACCATGGGCGTGCGCGACCACAGCATCTTTCCCGAGATCGACATCGACAAGGTCGAAAGGCCCAAGGGCATGAACATCACCTTCGTCACGTCCGCCACGACGGACAAGGAATCCAAGAGCCTGCTGACCATGCTCGGCATGCCCTTCAAGAAGTAA
- a CDS encoding type Z 30S ribosomal protein S14: MARKALREKAARKPKFSSRGYNRCPRCGRSRAFLRRYGICRVCFRQMALRGELPGVRKSSW, encoded by the coding sequence ATGGCCCGTAAAGCACTCAGGGAGAAGGCCGCCCGCAAGCCCAAGTTCTCCAGCCGTGGCTACAATCGCTGCCCCCGCTGCGGACGTTCCAGGGCGTTCCTCAGGAGATACGGCATCTGCCGCGTCTGTTTCCGTCAGATGGCTCTTCGCGGCGAACTGCCCGGGGTCCGGAAGTCGAGCTGGTAA
- the rpsH gene encoding 30S ribosomal protein S8, giving the protein MPVTDPVADMLARLRNGHQALHADVEIPLSRMKADLARILKEEGFVEDYKVGEYTISIKLKYVDGRPLIAGARKVSTPGRRVYVGVNEIPRVRNGLGICVLSTSRGVMEGSRASSENVGGELLCEIW; this is encoded by the coding sequence ATGCCTGTGACTGATCCCGTCGCCGACATGTTGGCGCGCCTCAGAAATGGCCACCAGGCCCTGCACGCCGACGTCGAGATTCCCCTCTCCCGGATGAAGGCCGACTTGGCCCGCATCCTCAAGGAGGAGGGGTTCGTCGAGGACTACAAAGTCGGCGAATACACCATTTCCATCAAGTTGAAGTATGTTGACGGACGCCCGCTCATCGCCGGTGCCCGCAAGGTTTCCACGCCGGGCCGCCGTGTCTACGTGGGAGTCAACGAAATCCCCCGTGTCCGCAACGGGTTGGGCATTTGCGTGCTCTCCACCTCCCGGGGCGTCATGGAAGGCAGCCGCGCTTCCTCCGAGAATGTGGGCGGCGAGCTGCTCTGCGAAATCTGGTAG
- the rplF gene encoding 50S ribosomal protein L6, with protein MSRIGKLPITLPQGVEVSIGSEAVEVKGPKGTLSTPLHEKIAVEMADGSVTLSRRDESRTAREQHGLRRTLLANCVEGVSKGFTKELEVIGVGYKVQVQGQTVVLSVGYSHPVNFPLPQGVEAKVDGAKLTLSGIDKELVGELAAKIRRVRPPEPFKGKGIKYVDEQVRRKAGKSGGK; from the coding sequence ATGTCCAGAATCGGCAAACTTCCCATCACGCTGCCCCAGGGCGTCGAGGTCTCCATCGGATCGGAGGCGGTCGAGGTGAAGGGCCCCAAGGGTACCCTCTCCACGCCGCTGCACGAGAAGATCGCGGTCGAGATGGCCGACGGCTCCGTGACCCTGAGCCGTCGCGACGAATCCCGCACCGCCCGCGAGCAGCACGGCCTGCGCCGCACTCTGCTGGCCAACTGCGTGGAAGGCGTGAGCAAGGGCTTCACCAAGGAGCTCGAGGTCATAGGCGTGGGCTACAAGGTCCAGGTCCAGGGCCAGACCGTGGTCCTGAGCGTCGGGTACTCCCACCCGGTCAACTTCCCTCTGCCCCAGGGCGTCGAAGCCAAGGTGGACGGGGCCAAGCTGACGCTGTCGGGCATCGACAAGGAGCTCGTCGGCGAGTTGGCCGCCAAGATCCGCCGGGTGCGTCCGCCCGAACCGTTCAAGGGCAAGGGCATCAAATACGTGGACGAGCAGGTCCGCCGCAAGGCCGGCAAGTCCGGCGGCAAGTAG
- the rplR gene encoding 50S ribosomal protein L18, which yields MKLTNEQRRKRRKQRIRKKIFGTAERPRMVVFRSNRHIYTQLVDDQNGRTIVSASTLSMAKAGESVKLDKDAAVKVGKDVAEKAKANSISQVVFDRNGYKYHGRVKALADSAREAGLEF from the coding sequence ATGAAGCTTACCAACGAACAGCGCCGGAAGCGCCGCAAACAGCGCATCCGCAAGAAGATTTTCGGCACGGCCGAACGGCCCCGCATGGTGGTCTTTCGCTCCAACCGGCACATCTACACCCAGCTGGTGGACGATCAGAACGGCCGCACCATTGTCTCCGCCTCCACCCTCTCCATGGCCAAGGCCGGCGAGTCCGTGAAGCTGGACAAGGATGCCGCGGTCAAGGTGGGCAAGGACGTGGCGGAGAAGGCCAAGGCCAACTCCATCAGCCAGGTGGTCTTCGACCGCAACGGCTACAAGTACCACGGCCGCGTCAAGGCGCTGGCCGACAGCGCCCGCGAGGCGGGACTCGAATTCTAA
- the rpsE gene encoding 30S ribosomal protein S5 — translation MAETNDSGQIEKIVYLNRVAKVVKGGRRFSFSALVVVGDGNGKVGVGLGKANEVPEAIRKASERARKDMISVPVLDGTLPYEVLGRFGSARVVLKPASKGTGIIAGGPVRAVMEAAGVNDILTKAIGTNNPHNVLKAAIAGLADIDSAEDISRLRGKALSTPRK, via the coding sequence ATGGCCGAGACCAACGATTCCGGACAGATTGAGAAGATCGTCTACCTCAACCGCGTGGCCAAAGTGGTCAAGGGCGGCCGGCGCTTCAGCTTCTCCGCCCTCGTGGTCGTGGGCGACGGCAATGGCAAGGTCGGTGTGGGCCTGGGCAAGGCCAATGAAGTGCCCGAGGCCATCCGCAAGGCTTCCGAGCGCGCTCGCAAGGACATGATCAGTGTGCCCGTTCTCGACGGCACCCTGCCGTACGAGGTTCTGGGCCGCTTCGGCTCCGCGAGGGTGGTGCTCAAGCCGGCCAGCAAGGGTACCGGCATCATTGCCGGCGGCCCCGTCCGCGCCGTCATGGAAGCCGCCGGTGTCAACGACATCCTGACCAAGGCCATCGGCACCAACAATCCCCACAACGTGCTCAAGGCGGCCATCGCCGGCCTGGCGGACATCGACAGTGCCGAAGATATCAGCCGCCTGCGCGGCAAGGCTCTGAGCACCCCGCGCAAGTAG
- the rpmD gene encoding 50S ribosomal protein L30 yields the protein MKVVLKKSLIGSTPKQRKIVKSLGLRKIRQVKELPDNDAVRGMVKKVAHLVEVSE from the coding sequence ATGAAGGTCGTTCTCAAGAAGAGCCTCATCGGCTCGACGCCTAAGCAGCGGAAGATCGTCAAATCCCTGGGCCTGCGGAAGATCCGCCAGGTCAAGGAACTTCCCGACAACGACGCCGTGCGGGGCATGGTCAAGAAGGTCGCGCACCTGGTGGAGGTCAGCGAATAA
- the rplO gene encoding 50S ribosomal protein L15: MQLHELYPFPEERKTRKRLGRGRGSGLGKTSGKGHKGQNARSGGGVPAGFEGGQMPLQRRLPKHGFKNPFRTVYEVVNLDDLARVFPEGGEIGLDELYGKGLCRKNKPVKVLSRGDAPKGLKVQAHRFSKQAKAKIEEAGGEARPIEPVQQDSKEG, from the coding sequence ATGCAACTGCACGAACTGTATCCCTTCCCGGAAGAACGGAAGACCCGCAAGCGGCTCGGCCGCGGACGTGGTTCCGGCCTGGGCAAGACCTCCGGCAAGGGCCACAAGGGGCAGAACGCCCGCTCCGGCGGCGGCGTGCCCGCCGGTTTCGAGGGCGGCCAGATGCCTTTGCAGCGCCGCCTGCCCAAGCACGGGTTCAAGAATCCTTTCCGCACGGTCTACGAGGTTGTCAATCTCGACGACTTGGCCAGGGTCTTTCCCGAGGGCGGCGAGATCGGGTTGGACGAGTTGTATGGCAAGGGCCTGTGCCGCAAGAACAAGCCCGTGAAGGTGCTTTCCCGCGGCGATGCCCCCAAGGGGCTCAAGGTCCAGGCCCATCGCTTCAGCAAGCAGGCCAAGGCCAAGATCGAAGAGGCCGGTGGCGAGGCGCGTCCCATCGAACCCGTCCAACAGGACTCCAAAGAAGGGTAG
- the secY gene encoding preprotein translocase subunit SecY, which translates to MALGVENIGKLPELRKKLFWTFVLLAFYRVGIHIPVPGVDTAALAEFFESASNTLFGLFDMFSGGGLSRVSIFALGIMPYISASIIIQLLTVVSPELAKLQKEEGQEGRKKITQYTRYGTVLITIVQGMGIAVGLESMTSPTGTPVVLEPGWGFRLMTVLTLTTGTTMIMWIGEQISEKGLGNGISLIIFAGIVASLPTAIMNTFRLVGAGEMSVFLLIFLTALMVAVLVFIVFMERAQRRIPIQYAKRQMGRRMYGGQSTHLPLRVNTAGVIPPIFASSILMFPATIANFSDVAWLQTFSQYMTPTSILYNVIFVGLIVFFCYFYTAIIFDPDQISENLKKSGGFIPGIRPGAKTKEYIDKVLARITLWGAIYISAICVLPMLFIAEFDVPFYFGGTSLLIVVGVAMDFMGKLESHLISRQYEGLMEKTGRVRKR; encoded by the coding sequence GTGGCCCTGGGCGTTGAAAATATCGGTAAGCTGCCGGAACTGCGCAAGAAGCTCTTCTGGACTTTTGTGCTGCTGGCCTTCTACAGGGTGGGCATCCACATCCCGGTACCTGGGGTGGACACCGCCGCCCTGGCGGAGTTCTTCGAGAGCGCTTCCAACACCCTCTTCGGACTCTTCGACATGTTCTCCGGCGGGGGACTGTCGCGTGTGTCCATCTTCGCCCTGGGCATCATGCCCTACATCTCCGCCTCCATTATCATCCAGCTGCTCACAGTGGTCAGCCCGGAGCTGGCCAAGTTGCAGAAGGAAGAAGGGCAGGAGGGCCGCAAGAAGATAACCCAGTACACACGCTACGGCACAGTGCTCATCACCATTGTCCAGGGCATGGGCATTGCGGTGGGGCTGGAGTCCATGACGTCGCCTACGGGCACGCCGGTTGTGTTGGAGCCGGGGTGGGGATTCAGGCTGATGACGGTTCTGACCCTGACCACTGGTACAACCATGATCATGTGGATCGGCGAGCAGATCTCAGAGAAGGGATTAGGGAACGGCATCTCCCTGATCATCTTCGCGGGCATCGTGGCCTCGCTTCCCACAGCCATCATGAACACGTTCCGCCTGGTGGGCGCGGGCGAAATGAGCGTCTTCCTGCTTATCTTCCTCACTGCCCTGATGGTGGCTGTGCTGGTGTTCATCGTCTTTATGGAGCGGGCGCAGCGCCGCATTCCCATCCAATACGCCAAGCGGCAGATGGGGCGGCGCATGTACGGGGGGCAGTCCACCCACCTGCCATTGCGGGTGAACACGGCCGGCGTCATTCCGCCCATCTTCGCCTCGTCCATCCTGATGTTCCCGGCGACCATCGCCAACTTCTCTGACGTGGCCTGGCTGCAGACCTTTTCGCAGTACATGACGCCGACCTCCATACTGTACAACGTCATTTTCGTGGGACTGATCGTCTTCTTCTGCTACTTCTACACGGCGATCATCTTTGATCCGGACCAGATATCCGAGAATTTGAAGAAGTCGGGCGGGTTTATCCCCGGTATCCGTCCCGGGGCCAAGACCAAGGAATACATCGACAAGGTGCTGGCGCGCATCACCCTGTGGGGCGCCATCTACATCTCCGCCATCTGCGTCCTGCCCATGCTCTTCATCGCCGAGTTTGACGTGCCTTTCTACTTCGGCGGCACGTCCCTGCTCATCGTCGTAGGTGTTGCCATGGACTTCATGGGCAAGTTGGAAAGCCATCTCATCTCGCGGCAGTATGAGGGGTTGATGGAGAAGACTGGCCGGGTCCGCAAGCGGTAA
- the map gene encoding type I methionyl aminopeptidase → MKKFRGIFIKNATEIETMRGANAIVASILDAIQDAVSPGVQTMLFEEIAQRLCREHGVKPAFQGYHGFPYAICCSVNEEIVHGFPSQRQLEEGDIVSVDVGVVYNGFVGDAARTFTVGRVSDKANALLDVTRESLMRGIEQVKPGNSLHDISRAVQEYVEGRGYSVVRRFVGHGIGRAMHEKPEVPNFVPASGTNVPLKAGMVLAIEPMVTTGSPEVKVLEDNWTAVTKDGSLSAHFEHSVAVTAKGPDILSLSPRAG, encoded by the coding sequence GTGAAGAAGTTCCGCGGCATCTTCATCAAGAACGCCACTGAAATCGAGACCATGCGTGGGGCCAACGCCATCGTTGCCTCCATCCTGGACGCCATCCAGGACGCGGTCTCACCCGGCGTTCAAACGATGCTCTTTGAAGAGATCGCCCAGCGGTTGTGCAGGGAACACGGTGTCAAGCCCGCGTTTCAGGGCTATCACGGTTTTCCCTATGCCATCTGCTGCTCGGTGAACGAGGAGATCGTCCACGGTTTTCCTTCCCAGCGTCAACTCGAGGAAGGGGACATTGTCAGTGTGGACGTCGGTGTGGTCTACAACGGGTTTGTGGGAGACGCGGCCAGGACCTTTACAGTCGGACGTGTTTCTGATAAAGCCAACGCCCTTCTCGACGTCACCAGAGAGTCCCTCATGCGTGGCATCGAGCAGGTCAAGCCGGGGAATTCACTCCACGACATATCCCGAGCCGTCCAGGAATACGTGGAAGGCAGGGGGTACAGCGTGGTGCGGCGGTTCGTCGGTCACGGCATCGGCAGGGCAATGCACGAAAAGCCCGAGGTGCCCAATTTCGTGCCTGCGAGCGGCACAAATGTTCCGCTCAAGGCGGGGATGGTGTTGGCCATCGAACCGATGGTCACTACCGGCTCGCCAGAGGTCAAGGTCTTGGAGGACAACTGGACCGCCGTTACCAAGGACGGCAGCCTTTCCGCCCATTTCGAGCATTCCGTGGCGGTGACGGCCAAGGGTCCCGACATATTAAGCCTGAGCCCGCGGGCAGGCTGA
- the rpmJ gene encoding 50S ribosomal protein L36: protein MKVRPSVKKMCPKCKIIKRHGVVRVICANPRHKQRQG from the coding sequence ATGAAAGTGAGACCGTCCGTGAAAAAAATGTGCCCCAAGTGCAAGATCATCAAACGGCATGGCGTCGTGCGCGTCATCTGTGCAAACCCCAGGCACAAGCAGCGCCAGGGTTAA
- the rpsM gene encoding 30S ribosomal protein S13, whose product MARIAGVELPRNKRLDIALTYIYGIGRTTALSICDATGVEWTKNTDELSSEEVNTLRREIENNHKVEGDLRRETSQNIKRLMEIGCYRGLRHRRGLPVRGQSTHANARTRKGPRPSVVGRKKKGK is encoded by the coding sequence GTGGCTCGTATCGCAGGCGTCGAACTTCCCCGGAACAAGCGGTTGGACATTGCGCTGACCTACATCTATGGCATCGGCCGCACCACGGCCCTGTCCATCTGCGACGCCACCGGCGTCGAATGGACCAAGAATACGGATGAGCTCTCCAGCGAAGAGGTCAACACCTTGCGCCGTGAGATCGAAAACAACCACAAGGTTGAGGGCGATCTGCGCCGTGAGACGTCCCAGAACATCAAGCGACTGATGGAAATCGGTTGCTATCGCGGCCTGCGTCACCGCCGCGGACTTCCCGTGCGTGGCCAGTCCACACACGCCAACGCCCGCACCCGCAAGGGACCTCGTCCCTCCGTGGTTGGCCGCAAGAAGAAGGGCAAATAA
- the rpsK gene encoding 30S ribosomal protein S11: MAKPRRATKRKEKKNIPSGIAHVKATFNNTIITFTDMKGNVVSWASAGGSGFKGSRKSTPFAAQVAAESAARRAQENGMRTVGILVKGPGSGREAAMRAINNAGFKVSFIRDITPIPHNGCRPPKRRRV, translated from the coding sequence ATGGCCAAACCGCGCCGCGCTACCAAGCGTAAGGAAAAAAAGAACATACCTTCCGGCATCGCCCACGTGAAGGCGACTTTCAACAACACCATCATTACCTTCACGGACATGAAGGGGAACGTGGTCTCCTGGGCCTCGGCCGGCGGGTCCGGCTTCAAGGGGTCCCGCAAGTCCACCCCCTTCGCCGCGCAGGTTGCAGCCGAGTCTGCGGCCCGCCGCGCTCAGGAAAACGGCATGCGCACAGTGGGCATCCTGGTCAAGGGCCCCGGGTCCGGCCGCGAAGCCGCCATGCGCGCCATCAACAACGCCGGATTCAAGGTGTCCTTCATCCGCGACATCACCCCCATTCCGCATAACGGCTGCCGTCCGCCCAAGCGCCGGCGCGTCTAA